A genomic stretch from Telmatocola sphagniphila includes:
- a CDS encoding glycosyltransferase, with product MRPNFVIRQMKDFSSPQRAVLKIKGLIRRFLIFYSDLRFGKMPLTFENPFHLPLINGVLRRARLSALSADPKQLNGTEATAARYILARYLEDVALRNRFPLGLAENDQGGLCEALCSEFQANATAVDNIRTAFARQLGARPLQAFDHYLDWHEKFPLSLTPAGSRRYMEFLLRNRVTVHLSIEEILWFHLQNAADPYKGIISTYLRMPLWQQKFPNGLSKAEFEEMLEWIDCHYKLGSPLWLSRVPDPKNFEQCQAERSGRTVVRKEKPLDLGANVLAHFRYASGLQEAALNTVRALEAVKLPHTLRDVPVAKSLDQPGREHLLGQEVFDFSLLHLAPIPNPVLHYPKAGLWQRPGVHRAGIWYWELEVIPEEWPAHARELNEIWAPTRFIHQAMSKVMPVPVVPMLPGVPVPVAPQLPRQNFGLDPNKFLFLFMFDMNSVMERKNPLGLIEAYRRAFGNSRSTQLAIKVSRGKSDPESYARLTAAAATVGGVLIDRVMTREECYGLMNCCDAYVSLHRSEGFGLTIAEAMLLGKPVVATAYSGNLDFNTPENSKLIPFDLIPITQASPVYPKGGYWAEPSISAAAEAMKWLYEDAAGRQAIARRGEADARKILSLEAYGHRIQSHLRELKELGYGTSRSQAA from the coding sequence GTGCGCCCCAACTTTGTCATTCGCCAAATGAAGGATTTCAGCTCACCCCAGCGTGCCGTCTTGAAGATCAAAGGATTGATCCGTCGTTTTTTGATTTTCTACAGCGATCTGCGCTTTGGTAAAATGCCGCTGACGTTCGAAAATCCTTTCCATCTCCCATTGATTAATGGCGTCCTTCGCCGTGCCCGTTTGTCGGCACTTTCGGCCGATCCTAAACAATTGAATGGAACGGAAGCCACAGCCGCCCGTTATATACTGGCCCGCTACCTCGAAGATGTCGCTTTGAGGAATCGGTTCCCACTGGGCTTGGCCGAAAACGACCAAGGCGGCTTGTGCGAGGCTCTCTGCAGCGAATTTCAGGCAAATGCCACGGCCGTGGATAACATTCGGACGGCTTTTGCACGCCAGCTGGGCGCCCGCCCCTTACAAGCTTTCGATCACTATCTGGACTGGCACGAGAAATTTCCGCTGAGTCTGACCCCGGCCGGTTCCCGTAGATACATGGAATTTCTGTTGCGCAACCGGGTTACCGTCCACCTCAGCATCGAAGAGATTCTCTGGTTCCATCTGCAAAACGCCGCCGACCCCTACAAGGGAATCATTTCGACCTACCTGCGCATGCCGCTGTGGCAACAGAAATTTCCCAACGGCCTGTCGAAGGCTGAGTTTGAAGAGATGCTGGAATGGATCGACTGCCATTACAAACTCGGCAGTCCTCTTTGGCTCAGTCGGGTTCCCGATCCGAAAAATTTCGAACAATGCCAGGCGGAACGCTCGGGTCGAACGGTCGTCCGAAAGGAAAAACCGCTGGATCTGGGTGCCAACGTGCTGGCTCATTTCCGCTACGCCTCCGGCCTGCAGGAGGCCGCGTTGAATACCGTCCGGGCTCTGGAAGCGGTCAAGTTGCCGCACACGCTGCGCGACGTGCCCGTGGCCAAATCTCTGGATCAGCCCGGTAGGGAACATCTGCTCGGCCAGGAAGTGTTCGACTTTTCGCTGCTGCATCTGGCCCCCATTCCCAATCCGGTTCTGCATTACCCCAAGGCCGGCCTGTGGCAGAGGCCCGGCGTACATCGCGCGGGGATCTGGTACTGGGAACTGGAAGTCATCCCGGAAGAGTGGCCGGCCCATGCCCGGGAATTGAACGAAATCTGGGCCCCGACCCGATTCATTCATCAGGCCATGAGCAAGGTCATGCCGGTGCCCGTCGTCCCGATGCTGCCCGGCGTGCCCGTACCGGTCGCTCCTCAGCTACCCCGACAGAACTTCGGGCTCGATCCGAACAAATTCCTGTTCCTGTTCATGTTCGATATGAACAGCGTCATGGAACGGAAAAATCCCCTAGGTCTGATCGAGGCCTATCGCCGGGCCTTCGGGAATAGTCGATCGACGCAACTGGCTATCAAGGTGTCGCGCGGCAAATCAGATCCCGAATCCTACGCCCGATTGACCGCAGCCGCGGCCACAGTCGGCGGAGTGCTGATCGATCGGGTGATGACCCGCGAAGAATGCTACGGCCTGATGAACTGTTGCGACGCCTACGTTTCGTTGCATCGCTCGGAAGGTTTCGGACTGACCATCGCCGAAGCGATGCTGCTGGGCAAGCCGGTGGTCGCCACGGCCTATTCGGGCAACCTCGATTTCAATACACCCGAAAATTCGAAACTGATTCCCTTCGACCTGATACCGATCACTCAGGCCAGCCCTGTTTATCCCAAAGGCGGTTACTGGGCCGAGCCTTCGATCAGCGCCGCCGCGGAAGCTATGAAGTGGCTCTACGAAGATGCCGCCGGTCGGCAGGCGATAGCCCGTCGCGGCGAAGCGGATGCTCGAAAGATTCTCTCCCTCGAAGCCTATGGCCACCGCATCCAGTCTCATCTGCGGGAACTCAAAGAATTGGGATATGGCACCTCGCGATCGCAAGCGGCTTGA
- a CDS encoding ABC transporter permease subunit: MDSPVNALKNWAKWTFSFSNNREAWRERICLFSLVLLSVLLFAFYGAIPGPLKLILSLVMVFLFAYAARNGALRLFGPVLAYDMLRIGRRRLNFTLRTSYALLLGFMLAWMYYFTTARFAHSADGLIPPKEQAWIGETVFISFMVIQFVLLALLTPGYVAGAISEEKERKTLEFLLATDLRNREIIFGKFVSRIANLLFYLLAGLPVLSLIQLFGGIDPEFLLLTYALTLMTILSEASVSMAASTMTRRARDAIALSYLSIIAYLALTGVAQLLRALSWAGTPLELAGFKLTLVDFLDFISAGNIGYDVALLSTRMIGPGIISFNDLARGYVIFHLFVIVFCLGYSVLRLRSIALNQLFGRIGGGSNRALTRQERRASRRRAVGNYPMIWKETFYERMKLSIVGRIFILLLGLACLLPPILLIFAEWDNRYQNFFEYIVSPRIWSELPRFSHEYVGIIGPIVCSFFFLGIAVRAANCIRNEKDQQTLDDLLTTSLTTWEILFGKWFGCVFSMRLGWYWLFGIWIFGWLSFGITFLTLLLLAVSTVIYASAFAWIGICCSLTCSTSLRATMWSICGSIFCGGGYLIVFGFCCAMPLETVVDMRMQDLEWLLRLVTSFSPPWILHYFTFQEFSAQEMEGPMRAGESYFGYAGVGVLGWVALSFLLSRFCQSRFQEMTNRIPYTPEVPPAPPPLTAKRDVLETP; encoded by the coding sequence ATGGATTCGCCAGTAAATGCCCTGAAAAACTGGGCCAAGTGGACCTTTTCCTTTTCAAATAATCGGGAAGCCTGGCGCGAACGAATCTGCCTCTTCTCTCTGGTTCTGCTGAGCGTTCTTCTTTTCGCTTTTTACGGTGCTATTCCCGGTCCGCTGAAACTGATTCTGTCCCTGGTGATGGTGTTTCTGTTCGCCTACGCCGCCCGCAACGGGGCTCTTCGCCTCTTTGGACCAGTGCTGGCCTACGACATGCTGCGGATCGGCCGACGGCGACTCAACTTCACTTTGCGAACCTCCTATGCGTTGCTTCTGGGCTTCATGCTGGCCTGGATGTACTACTTCACCACCGCGCGTTTCGCTCACAGCGCGGACGGCCTGATCCCCCCCAAGGAACAAGCCTGGATCGGCGAGACCGTTTTTATTTCCTTCATGGTCATCCAATTCGTGCTGCTGGCACTGCTGACGCCGGGTTACGTGGCGGGGGCGATTTCCGAGGAAAAAGAACGTAAAACCCTCGAGTTTTTACTCGCCACCGATCTCCGCAATCGGGAGATCATTTTCGGGAAGTTCGTCAGCCGCATCGCCAATCTGCTGTTCTATCTTCTGGCCGGCCTGCCGGTCCTGAGCCTGATTCAACTCTTCGGCGGCATCGATCCGGAATTCCTGCTGCTGACATACGCCTTGACGCTGATGACTATTCTTAGCGAAGCCTCCGTCAGCATGGCCGCTTCGACGATGACCCGCCGCGCCCGGGATGCCATCGCTCTAAGTTACCTCTCAATCATTGCCTATCTGGCACTTACCGGGGTAGCGCAATTACTACGCGCGTTAAGTTGGGCCGGTACGCCTCTCGAGCTGGCGGGATTCAAACTCACTCTGGTCGATTTTCTGGACTTCATTTCTGCCGGGAACATCGGCTACGACGTCGCTCTTCTGAGCACTCGCATGATCGGGCCAGGTATTATCAGCTTCAACGATCTGGCTCGCGGTTACGTGATCTTCCACCTGTTCGTTATTGTTTTCTGCCTCGGCTACTCCGTGCTGCGGCTACGTTCGATCGCTCTGAACCAGCTGTTCGGCCGGATCGGAGGAGGCTCGAACCGGGCTCTCACTCGGCAGGAACGGCGGGCCTCGCGACGCCGGGCGGTCGGCAATTATCCGATGATCTGGAAAGAGACCTTCTACGAACGGATGAAACTATCGATCGTGGGTCGAATTTTTATCCTTCTGCTGGGACTGGCATGCCTGCTGCCGCCGATTCTCCTGATTTTTGCGGAGTGGGACAATCGCTATCAGAATTTCTTCGAATACATTGTCTCGCCCCGGATCTGGTCGGAATTGCCGCGGTTTTCCCACGAGTATGTGGGCATCATCGGCCCCATCGTCTGCAGTTTCTTCTTCCTGGGAATCGCCGTGCGGGCGGCGAACTGCATCCGCAATGAAAAAGATCAGCAGACGCTCGATGACTTGCTGACGACGTCTCTCACTACCTGGGAAATCCTGTTCGGAAAGTGGTTCGGCTGCGTTTTCTCGATGCGTCTGGGCTGGTACTGGTTATTCGGGATCTGGATCTTCGGCTGGCTCTCTTTTGGAATTACTTTCCTGACCCTTTTGCTGCTGGCCGTCAGTACGGTAATCTACGCCAGCGCTTTCGCCTGGATTGGGATTTGTTGTTCGCTGACTTGCAGTACCTCGTTGCGGGCCACCATGTGGAGCATCTGCGGTTCGATTTTCTGCGGCGGCGGCTACCTGATCGTATTCGGTTTCTGTTGTGCGATGCCGCTGGAAACTGTCGTCGATATGAGAATGCAGGATCTGGAATGGCTGCTGCGTTTAGTTACCTCCTTCAGCCCGCCCTGGATTCTGCATTATTTCACTTTTCAGGAGTTCAGCGCCCAGGAAATGGAAGGGCCGATGCGGGCCGGGGAATCGTACTTCGGTTACGCGGGAGTTGGGGTGCTGGGTTGGGTAGCACTCTCTTTTCTGCTCAGCCGGTTTTGCCAATCCCGATTCCAGGAGATGACCAACCGCATACCTTATACTCCAGAGGTTCCACCGGCACCCCCGCCGTTGACCGCCAAACGGGATGTTCTCGAAACGCCGTGA
- a CDS encoding ThuA domain-containing protein → MSLRYILLALTGWTLVSMSAFAADPKIKLLIIDGQNNHNWKESTPLLKEIFEKAGIFDVSIATAPPGDTKGFAPKFSDYQVIVSNYNGKDWPAETQKAFEEYVRNGGGFVSVHAADNSFGDWPEYNTMIGVGGWGGRKPTEGAYLRIKGSNFVRDTDKGDRVGSHGAQHEFLMTTRAAEHPIMKGLPEKWMHGKDELYDRLRGPAKNVTVLASAFSEKSKGGSGVDEPLLMVIDYGKGRVFHTALGHGKEAILCAGFATTLTRGAEWVATGKVTQEVPTNFPTAEKSSNWK, encoded by the coding sequence ATGTCTCTCCGTTATATTCTTCTGGCTCTGACGGGCTGGACGCTGGTGTCGATGTCGGCCTTCGCCGCCGATCCCAAAATCAAACTGCTGATCATCGACGGTCAGAACAATCACAATTGGAAGGAATCGACGCCGCTGCTGAAGGAAATCTTCGAAAAAGCCGGCATTTTCGATGTCAGCATCGCGACGGCCCCGCCCGGAGATACCAAAGGTTTCGCCCCCAAGTTCAGCGATTACCAAGTAATCGTCTCCAACTACAACGGCAAAGACTGGCCGGCAGAAACGCAGAAAGCCTTCGAGGAATACGTCCGCAACGGCGGCGGCTTCGTCTCGGTTCACGCCGCGGATAATTCCTTCGGCGACTGGCCCGAGTACAACACCATGATCGGCGTCGGTGGTTGGGGCGGACGCAAACCCACCGAAGGGGCCTACCTCCGGATCAAGGGAAGCAACTTCGTTCGAGACACCGACAAGGGAGACCGCGTCGGCAGCCACGGCGCACAGCACGAATTCCTGATGACGACGCGCGCCGCCGAGCATCCCATTATGAAAGGCTTGCCGGAAAAATGGATGCACGGCAAAGACGAACTGTATGACCGGCTGCGAGGACCGGCCAAGAATGTGACGGTACTCGCCAGCGCTTTCTCGGAAAAATCCAAGGGCGGCAGCGGCGTGGACGAACCGCTTCTGATGGTGATCGATTACGGCAAAGGACGCGTCTTTCACACGGCATTAGGTCATGGAAAGGAAGCGATTCTTTGTGCGGGTTTCGCGACCACGTTGACGCGAGGGGCCGAATGGGTCGCTACCGGAAAAGTGACGCAGGAAGTTCCCACGAACTTCCCCACGGCTGAAAAATCAAGCAACTGGAAGTAA
- the ndk gene encoding nucleoside-diphosphate kinase: protein MQQTLILLKPDAIQRRLIGSITARFEQKGLQLIGLKFVKADRALAEKHYAVHKGKPFYESLLEFLTSGPTVAMVWQGREAVQVCRNLMGLTDGAKAPPGTIRGDFALSVQNNLIHGSDSAENASLEISLWFKPEELLNWNIVDGTWVS, encoded by the coding sequence ATGCAGCAAACGCTGATTCTACTGAAGCCGGATGCCATTCAACGCCGTTTGATTGGTTCGATCACCGCTCGCTTTGAACAGAAGGGCCTGCAACTGATCGGCCTGAAGTTTGTCAAAGCGGATCGAGCTCTGGCCGAGAAGCACTATGCCGTGCACAAGGGTAAGCCGTTCTATGAATCGCTGCTCGAATTTTTGACCTCCGGCCCGACAGTGGCCATGGTCTGGCAGGGACGTGAAGCCGTGCAGGTTTGCAGAAATCTGATGGGACTGACCGATGGGGCCAAAGCTCCCCCCGGTACGATTCGAGGGGATTTCGCCCTGAGCGTGCAAAACAATCTGATTCACGGGAGCGACAGTGCCGAGAATGCCTCTCTGGAGATTTCTCTTTGGTTTAAACCTGAAGAACTGCTGAATTGGAATATCGTGGACGGGACTTGGGTCAGTTAA
- a CDS encoding DUF1559 domain-containing protein, translated as MPKTRRGFTLIELLVVIAIIAILIGLLLPAVQKVREAASRIKCANNLKQLGLAVMNYESAFSYLPPSSINSPGIPAPSQMSQFLKVGTTGTSSANYAQTSFLTIILPFIEQGNILQQNGISYDFRQDWYSVNNQAAATHRIPTFECPSTPTTHLIDPALQASTYGNLVYATSDYMAVNRSNNRPAIWQAMGLNYPGSVPVVSSDKGIKGVMITNDFSTIMQITDGLSNMIMIGEAAGRPAQYLKGNKLAVTQPTYMNGPWAYSGNDIAVDGSTGGPNYTTLTNAADVPSSCQINCNNQGELYAFHTGGCNVVMGDASVRFLRDSISLANLLKMCARGDGYPVEID; from the coding sequence GTGCCTAAAACACGTAGAGGGTTTACCCTGATCGAACTTCTGGTGGTGATCGCGATCATTGCCATTCTCATCGGCCTTCTTTTGCCTGCAGTTCAGAAGGTCCGCGAAGCCGCCTCACGCATCAAATGCGCCAACAATTTGAAGCAGCTGGGCCTCGCGGTGATGAATTATGAAAGTGCCTTCAGTTATCTTCCTCCCTCCAGTATCAACAGCCCGGGCATTCCCGCGCCTTCTCAGATGTCGCAATTTCTGAAGGTCGGCACGACGGGCACTTCCTCGGCGAACTATGCCCAGACATCGTTTCTGACGATCATCCTCCCGTTCATCGAGCAGGGCAACATCCTGCAGCAGAACGGCATCAGCTACGATTTCCGTCAGGATTGGTATTCGGTCAACAATCAGGCGGCGGCCACCCACCGCATCCCGACCTTCGAATGCCCTTCGACTCCCACCACGCACCTGATTGACCCCGCTCTGCAGGCATCCACATACGGCAACTTGGTTTACGCCACTTCCGACTACATGGCCGTCAACCGCAGCAACAATCGCCCCGCCATTTGGCAGGCGATGGGTTTGAACTATCCCGGCAGCGTGCCTGTGGTATCCAGCGATAAAGGCATCAAGGGGGTGATGATCACCAACGATTTCAGCACCATCATGCAGATTACGGATGGCTTGAGCAACATGATCATGATTGGCGAAGCTGCTGGCCGTCCCGCTCAATACCTCAAGGGCAATAAGCTCGCGGTCACCCAGCCCACCTACATGAACGGGCCTTGGGCTTATTCGGGCAATGACATTGCAGTCGACGGATCCACCGGCGGGCCGAACTATACGACCCTGACAAACGCGGCCGACGTCCCCTCTTCCTGCCAGATCAACTGCAACAATCAGGGGGAGCTTTATGCCTTCCACACGGGTGGCTGCAACGTGGTCATGGGAGATGCTTCCGTCCGCTTCCTGCGGGATTCGATTTCGCTGGCCAATTTGCTGAAAATGTGCGCTCGCGGAGACGGCTATCCTGTCGAAATTGATTAA
- a CDS encoding DUF1559 domain-containing protein, producing the protein MRLNRKGFTLIELLVVIAIIAILIGLLLPAVQKVRDAAARMKCSNNLKQCALAAMNYESAYGLFPCINVDKTGATANTNTSPGYYTPYSDGDGPAGAKTYFPIAPQQGKYISLWENLFPYLEQGNLFNSLTLNNTNATTGTQYANLSPVLGAAPGQTSVPSLICPSDVGIAQQPIQGYVHTAQGSTGLYFGICSYGGNGGTYSGYYASTNFDGVFNVNSTTKIASITDGTSNTFMFMERYHLDPVFDSICGSKGDLTIKTYGGWAWTNIYATEDQLLSCPWQRVTNAPFDSTYLSSKIINWTIPAGTSASYNVCDERLAVPGSGHTGGANFAFCDGSVRFIRDTIAPQILNIYAVINDGLVNPSLD; encoded by the coding sequence ATGCGCTTGAATCGTAAAGGTTTTACGCTGATTGAGTTGCTGGTGGTGATAGCCATCATTGCAATCTTGATCGGTTTGCTGCTCCCCGCCGTACAAAAAGTACGCGATGCCGCAGCTCGGATGAAGTGCTCGAACAACTTGAAGCAATGTGCTCTCGCAGCCATGAACTACGAATCGGCTTATGGCCTGTTCCCCTGCATTAACGTCGACAAGACCGGTGCTACAGCTAACACAAATACTTCTCCGGGATACTACACCCCTTATTCGGATGGTGATGGTCCTGCCGGTGCGAAGACCTATTTCCCCATTGCTCCTCAACAGGGCAAGTACATTTCGCTCTGGGAAAATCTCTTCCCCTACCTCGAACAAGGCAACCTTTTCAACAGCCTGACACTGAACAACACGAACGCGACCACCGGTACTCAGTACGCCAACCTGTCTCCGGTTTTAGGGGCCGCTCCTGGGCAAACATCGGTTCCCAGTTTAATTTGCCCTTCGGATGTGGGTATTGCTCAACAACCTATCCAAGGTTATGTTCACACGGCTCAAGGTTCGACCGGACTTTACTTCGGGATCTGCAGCTACGGCGGTAACGGCGGTACGTATTCCGGCTATTATGCCTCGACCAACTTTGACGGCGTGTTCAACGTGAATAGCACGACCAAAATTGCAAGCATCACGGACGGAACCAGCAACACCTTCATGTTCATGGAACGCTACCACCTCGACCCCGTTTTCGATTCGATCTGCGGCTCTAAAGGTGACCTGACGATCAAAACTTACGGCGGTTGGGCTTGGACGAACATCTACGCCACGGAAGACCAACTGCTCAGCTGCCCCTGGCAACGAGTTACCAATGCTCCATTCGATAGCACCTATCTGAGCAGCAAGATCATCAACTGGACCATTCCTGCCGGCACTTCCGCCAGCTACAACGTTTGCGACGAACGACTGGCCGTTCCCGGTAGCGGTCACACCGGCGGCGCCAACTTCGCTTTCTGCGATGGTTCGGTGCGATTCATTCGCGACACCATCGCTCCTCAAATTCTGAACATCTACGCTGTGATTAACGACGGCTTGGTTAATCCATCTTTGGATTAA